Proteins found in one Palaeococcus ferrophilus DSM 13482 genomic segment:
- a CDS encoding translation initiation factor IF-2 subunit beta, whose translation MVEKEIDYYDYEGLLEKAYEELPENVKHHGSRFEVPPAQVTIAGSRTIIENFMDIAEAMNRDPNHLLKFVLREVATAGSIEGRRVILQGRFTPYLISNKLKKYLKEFVICPVCGAPDTKIIKKGRFHYLKCEACGAETPIAHL comes from the coding sequence ATGGTTGAGAAGGAAATTGACTATTACGATTACGAGGGGCTCCTCGAGAAGGCCTACGAAGAGCTCCCGGAGAACGTTAAGCACCACGGCTCGAGGTTTGAGGTTCCGCCCGCGCAGGTCACCATAGCCGGCAGCAGGACGATCATCGAGAACTTCATGGACATAGCCGAGGCGATGAACAGGGACCCAAACCACCTGCTCAAGTTCGTCCTCAGGGAGGTCGCAACGGCGGGAAGCATAGAGGGAAGGAGGGTAATCCTCCAGGGACGCTTTACGCCATACCTGATAAGCAACAAGCTCAAGAAGTACCTCAAGGAGTTCGTCATCTGTCCCGTCTGTGGAGCTCCGGATACGAAGATCATCAAGAAGGGGCGCTTCCACTACCTCAAGTGTGAGGCCTGCGGTGCCGAAACGCCAATCGCGCACCTCTGA
- a CDS encoding DUF2391 family protein, translated as MEERLNEIYEGIEALRQEAEKSRTPDKLGWDDIAQEIVGAVTFALPFLFTGELWNVAKDISLERSLAIFLMTLAIAYLFIAKSRIGNLKREELFHVPKRLLTVATISYLISAGLIYLYGINGIADFTSAQYLNATVLISTFAVIGAIAVDMVK; from the coding sequence ATGGAGGAGAGGCTAAACGAGATATACGAGGGTATAGAGGCCCTTCGCCAGGAGGCGGAGAAGAGCAGAACCCCGGATAAACTCGGATGGGACGACATAGCCCAGGAGATAGTGGGTGCGGTAACGTTCGCGCTTCCCTTCCTCTTCACGGGGGAGCTGTGGAACGTCGCCAAGGACATATCCCTGGAGCGCTCCCTGGCAATCTTCCTAATGACCCTTGCTATAGCCTATCTCTTCATAGCCAAATCCAGGATAGGCAACCTCAAGCGGGAGGAACTCTTCCACGTCCCCAAGAGGCTCCTCACTGTTGCTACTATCTCATACCTCATCTCCGCGGGGCTGATATACCTTTACGGCATAAACGGGATAGCGGATTTCACCTCCGCTCAATACCTCAACGCGACCGTGCTTATAAGTACCTTCGCGGTAATTGGAGCTATAGCCGTTGACATGGTGAAGTGA
- a CDS encoding HAD family hydrolase yields the protein MRLVSFDVWNTLLDIGVMLRALSDELAKLTGIDNADEGVKAARERIKRMRAETAGDPSRALEESQELLAELLGIDVELVKRAAARAVLKVGDEIVLSGAKEALEGVKKKGLKVTVTGNVMFWPGSYTRLLLERFGLMDYIDKTFFADEVLAYKPMRDMFEKPLRVFNVAPEEAVHIGDTKAEDFEGALRAGMWAVWINPEAEGVRRIHERGFEVPSVEGILEVLGEIEKEKTS from the coding sequence GTGAGGCTCGTCTCCTTCGACGTCTGGAACACGCTCCTCGACATCGGGGTTATGCTCAGAGCCCTTTCCGATGAGCTCGCCAAACTTACGGGGATTGATAACGCGGACGAGGGCGTAAAGGCGGCCAGAGAGAGGATAAAGCGGATGAGGGCGGAAACTGCCGGCGACCCTTCCAGGGCCCTGGAGGAGAGCCAGGAACTCCTGGCTGAGCTCCTTGGGATAGACGTCGAGCTTGTCAAGAGGGCTGCCGCGAGGGCGGTTCTGAAGGTTGGAGACGAGATAGTCCTCTCAGGGGCGAAGGAGGCTCTGGAGGGAGTTAAAAAGAAGGGCCTCAAGGTCACCGTCACAGGGAACGTGATGTTCTGGCCCGGCTCCTACACGCGCCTCCTCCTCGAGCGCTTTGGGCTTATGGACTACATAGACAAGACCTTCTTCGCCGACGAGGTTTTAGCGTATAAGCCCATGAGGGATATGTTCGAGAAGCCGCTCAGGGTTTTTAATGTGGCGCCCGAAGAGGCCGTTCACATCGGCGACACGAAGGCGGAGGACTTCGAGGGAGCTTTGAGGGCTGGAATGTGGGCCGTCTGGATCAACCCGGAAGCGGAAGGGGTGAGAAGAATCCACGAGCGCGGCTTTGAGGTGCCATCAGTTGAGGGAATTCTGGAGGTGCTGGGGGAGATAGAAAAAGAGAAAACTTCTTGA
- a CDS encoding DNA polymerase domain-containing protein, translated as MILDADYITENGKPVVRIFKKENGEFKVEYDRNFEPYIYALLKDDSAIEEIKKITAERHGTVVRITKAEKVERKFLGRPVEVWKLYFTHPQDVPAIRDKIRSHPAVVDIYEYDIPFAKRYLIDKGLVPMEGDEELKMLAFDIETLYHEGEEFAEGPILMISYADESEARVITWKKVDLPYVDAVSTEKDMIKAFLRVVKEKDPDVLITYNGDNFDFAYLKKRCEKLGVKFILGRDGSEPKIQRMGDRFAVDVKGRIHFDLYPVIRRTINLPTYTLEAVYEAIFGRPKEKVYAEEIAQAWETNEGLERVARYSMEDAKVTYELGKEFFPMEAQLSRLIGQPLWDVSRSSTGNLVEWFLLRKAYERNELAPNKPSGREYDERRGGYAGGYVKEPEKGLWENIVYLDYKSLYPSIIITHNVSPDTLNREGCKEYDVAPQVGHRFCKDFPGFIPSLLGDLLEERQKIKRKMKATIDPIERRLLDYRQRAIKILANSILPDEWLPIIENGTVRFVRIGEFIDWKMDENAERVHREGETEILEVSGLEVQSFNRETKKAELKRVKALIRHRYSGKAYNIKLKSGRRIKITSGHSLFSVRNGELVEVTGDELKPGDLVAVPRRVKLPERNHVLNLVELLLGFPEDETSDIVMTIPVKERKNFFKGMLRTLRWIFGEEKRPRTARRYLKHLEDLGYVRLKKIGYEVLDWEALRKYRRLYEALVEKIRYNGNKREYLVEFNSIRDVVSLIPPEELKEWRIGTLNGFRMSPFVEVDESFAKLLGYYVSEGYARKQRNPKNGWSYSVKLYNEDPEVLNDMGKLAERFFGKVRKGRNYVEISRKMGYLLFESLCGVLAKNKMVPEFIFTSPTGVRMAFLEGYFIGDGDVHPSKRLRLSTKSELLANQLVLLLNSVGVSAVKLGHDSSVYRVYINEALPFVKLDKKKNAYYSHVIPKEVLSEIFEKVFQKNVSPQTFRKMVEGGKLDYEKAQKLSWLINGDLVLDRVESVEAEEYSGYVYDLSVEDNENFLVGFGLVYAHNSYYGYYGYARARWYCKECAESVTAWGREYIEMSIREIEEKYGFKVLYADTDGFHATIPGEDAETIKKKAMEFLKYINSKLPGALELEYEGFYRRGFFVTKKKYAVIDEEGKITTRGLEIVRRDWSEIAKETQARVLEALLKDGNVEEAVSIVKEVTEKLSKYEVPPEKLVIHEQITRELKDYKATGPHVAIAKRLAARGVKIRPGTVISYIVLKGSGRIGDRAIPFDEFDPAKHRYDAEYYIENQVLPAVERILKAFGYRKEDLRYQKTRQVGLGAWLKPKGKK; from the coding sequence ATGATCCTCGATGCTGACTACATAACCGAGAATGGAAAGCCCGTCGTGAGGATATTCAAGAAGGAGAACGGCGAGTTCAAGGTTGAGTACGATAGAAACTTTGAGCCCTACATCTACGCCCTCCTGAAGGACGACTCCGCGATTGAAGAAATCAAGAAGATAACCGCCGAGAGGCACGGAACGGTGGTGAGAATTACAAAGGCCGAGAAGGTGGAGAGGAAGTTTCTCGGCAGGCCGGTTGAAGTGTGGAAGCTCTACTTCACCCATCCACAGGACGTCCCGGCCATAAGGGATAAGATAAGGAGCCATCCGGCAGTTGTGGACATCTACGAGTACGACATACCCTTCGCGAAGAGATACCTCATCGACAAGGGCCTGGTTCCGATGGAGGGGGACGAGGAGCTGAAAATGCTCGCCTTCGACATCGAGACGCTCTATCACGAGGGCGAGGAGTTCGCCGAGGGACCCATTCTGATGATAAGCTACGCTGACGAAAGTGAGGCTCGCGTCATCACCTGGAAGAAGGTTGACCTCCCCTACGTGGATGCCGTCTCAACCGAAAAAGACATGATAAAGGCCTTTTTGAGGGTCGTGAAGGAGAAGGACCCGGACGTTCTCATAACTTACAACGGCGACAACTTCGACTTCGCCTATCTAAAAAAGCGCTGCGAAAAGCTCGGGGTGAAGTTCATCCTTGGAAGGGATGGGAGCGAGCCGAAGATCCAGAGGATGGGCGACAGATTTGCGGTCGATGTGAAGGGAAGGATACACTTCGATCTCTATCCCGTGATAAGAAGGACGATAAACCTGCCGACCTACACGCTTGAGGCCGTCTATGAGGCGATATTTGGAAGGCCGAAGGAGAAGGTCTACGCGGAGGAGATAGCTCAAGCCTGGGAAACCAACGAGGGACTTGAGAGGGTCGCTCGCTACTCAATGGAGGATGCCAAAGTCACCTACGAGCTGGGAAAGGAGTTCTTCCCGATGGAGGCCCAGCTTTCCCGTTTGATCGGCCAGCCCCTCTGGGACGTCTCGCGCTCCAGCACGGGCAATCTGGTCGAGTGGTTCCTCCTTCGGAAGGCCTACGAGAGGAACGAACTGGCCCCAAACAAGCCCTCCGGAAGGGAGTACGACGAGAGGCGCGGCGGATACGCTGGCGGCTACGTGAAGGAGCCGGAGAAGGGCCTTTGGGAGAACATAGTGTATCTAGATTACAAATCGTTATATCCCTCGATAATAATCACCCACAACGTCTCGCCGGATACGCTCAACAGAGAGGGATGCAAGGAGTACGATGTGGCTCCTCAGGTCGGCCACCGCTTCTGCAAGGACTTCCCGGGCTTCATTCCTAGCCTCCTCGGAGATCTTCTGGAGGAGAGGCAGAAGATAAAGAGGAAGATGAAGGCCACTATTGACCCGATCGAGAGGAGGCTCCTCGATTACAGGCAGCGGGCAATCAAGATCCTGGCGAACAGTATTCTTCCCGACGAGTGGCTTCCCATTATTGAAAACGGGACGGTTCGCTTCGTCAGGATTGGGGAGTTCATAGACTGGAAAATGGATGAAAACGCTGAAAGAGTGCATAGGGAAGGGGAAACGGAAATCCTTGAAGTCAGTGGTCTTGAAGTCCAATCCTTCAACAGGGAAACGAAGAAGGCCGAGCTTAAGAGGGTAAAGGCCCTAATCAGGCACCGCTATTCGGGCAAAGCTTACAACATAAAACTGAAGTCTGGGAGGAGAATAAAGATAACCTCTGGCCACAGCCTCTTCTCTGTGAGAAACGGGGAGCTCGTTGAGGTCACGGGGGATGAACTCAAGCCCGGCGACCTGGTTGCAGTCCCGCGGAGGGTGAAGCTTCCGGAGAGAAACCACGTGTTGAACCTCGTGGAGCTTCTCCTCGGATTCCCTGAGGACGAAACGTCAGACATTGTTATGACAATTCCCGTCAAAGAGCGGAAGAACTTCTTTAAAGGAATGCTTAGAACCCTGCGCTGGATTTTTGGGGAGGAGAAAAGGCCAAGGACAGCAAGGCGTTATCTCAAGCACCTTGAGGATCTGGGTTATGTCAGGCTTAAGAAGATAGGCTATGAAGTACTTGACTGGGAGGCACTTAGGAAATACAGAAGGCTCTACGAGGCACTTGTCGAAAAAATCAGATACAACGGCAACAAGAGAGAGTACCTCGTTGAGTTCAACTCCATCCGGGACGTGGTAAGCCTAATTCCCCCGGAAGAGCTTAAGGAGTGGAGAATTGGAACGCTGAACGGCTTTAGAATGAGTCCTTTTGTGGAGGTTGACGAGTCCTTCGCAAAGCTCCTCGGCTACTATGTGAGCGAGGGCTATGCAAGAAAGCAGAGAAATCCCAAAAACGGCTGGAGCTACAGCGTGAAGCTCTACAACGAAGACCCTGAAGTACTGAACGATATGGGGAAGCTCGCTGAGAGGTTCTTTGGAAAGGTTAGAAAAGGCCGGAACTACGTTGAAATATCGAGGAAGATGGGCTACCTGCTCTTTGAGAGCCTCTGCGGTGTTCTGGCGAAAAACAAGATGGTTCCAGAGTTCATCTTCACGTCTCCGACAGGGGTTAGGATGGCTTTCCTTGAGGGGTACTTCATCGGCGATGGCGACGTCCACCCGAGCAAAAGGCTCAGGCTCTCCACGAAGAGCGAGCTTTTGGCCAACCAGCTCGTCCTCCTCTTGAACTCTGTGGGAGTTTCGGCCGTAAAGCTCGGGCACGACAGCAGCGTTTACAGGGTTTACATAAACGAGGCGCTCCCGTTCGTAAAGCTGGACAAGAAAAAGAACGCCTACTATTCGCACGTGATCCCCAAGGAAGTCCTGAGCGAGATCTTTGAGAAGGTCTTCCAGAAGAACGTCAGTCCTCAGACCTTCAGGAAGATGGTTGAAGGCGGAAAGCTCGATTATGAAAAGGCCCAAAAACTCTCCTGGCTCATTAATGGCGATCTAGTGCTTGACCGTGTTGAGTCCGTTGAGGCTGAGGAATACAGCGGCTATGTCTACGACCTGAGCGTCGAAGACAACGAGAACTTCCTCGTTGGTTTTGGGTTGGTCTATGCTCACAACAGTTATTACGGCTACTACGGCTACGCAAGGGCCCGCTGGTACTGCAAGGAGTGCGCCGAGAGCGTCACCGCCTGGGGAAGGGAGTACATCGAAATGAGCATACGGGAGATAGAAGAGAAATACGGCTTTAAAGTCCTCTACGCGGACACGGACGGTTTCCACGCGACGATACCAGGAGAAGATGCCGAGACCATCAAAAAGAAGGCCATGGAGTTCCTCAAATATATCAACTCCAAACTCCCAGGTGCGCTTGAGCTCGAGTACGAGGGCTTCTACAGGCGCGGTTTCTTCGTCACCAAGAAGAAGTACGCGGTGATAGACGAGGAGGGCAAGATAACGACGCGCGGGCTTGAGATAGTCAGGCGTGACTGGAGCGAGATAGCCAAGGAGACTCAGGCGAGGGTTCTTGAGGCCCTTCTCAAGGACGGTAACGTTGAGGAGGCCGTAAGCATAGTCAAAGAAGTGACGGAGAAGCTGAGCAAGTACGAGGTTCCGCCGGAGAAGCTCGTTATCCACGAGCAGATAACGCGCGAGCTGAAGGACTACAAGGCAACGGGCCCGCACGTGGCGATAGCGAAGAGGTTAGCCGCGAGGGGCGTCAAAATCCGCCCCGGGACGGTCATCAGCTACATAGTCCTCAAGGGCTCTGGAAGGATAGGCGACAGGGCGATTCCCTTCGACGAGTTCGACCCGGCCAAGCACCGCTACGACGCTGAATACTACATCGAGAACCAGGTTCTGCCGGCCGTTGAGAGGATTCTAAAGGCCTTCGGCTATAGAAAGGAGGATCTGCGCTACCAGAAGACGAGGCAGGTTGGGCTTGGAGCGTGGTTAAAGCCGAAGGGGAAGAAGTGA
- a CDS encoding DUF3226 domain-containing protein, with amino-acid sequence MRVVTGNVFEEFADDRSILFPEYRKNRDELLNFVNSLTEDETVVTASLELIDLIAWRFRRGEENVLIYSDTGKSLTLKEVYELRKYLDFDVRGGDFRGEEKVSILFVEGKTDSKFFKATYKKVFGFKESRTRGKPRDVPGALRPIETLFERDNYELIVRDGGYLAIIPSEGNSGVVRNLGNFLRAMEVFDFRVDRIGVAIDIDEDEERAMQSITGKLSSFSFEREGENFRVGETVVVPLLIGTRIELGSCIEWEKPTVEDFVLAILKGGRTFKSLERAINILCVDLGRKLKPKEVIYLAMAAQKFWGNLEGFYEMMIMRTPKWKVEKVLKRARLYERMGELV; translated from the coding sequence ATGAGGGTTGTAACGGGAAACGTATTTGAGGAATTCGCCGACGACCGGTCTATTCTGTTCCCAGAATACAGAAAGAACCGTGACGAGCTGCTAAACTTTGTGAATTCCCTTACCGAAGACGAGACGGTCGTCACTGCGAGTTTGGAGCTCATAGACTTAATAGCTTGGAGGTTCAGGCGCGGCGAGGAGAACGTCCTTATATACTCCGACACCGGGAAGTCTCTCACGCTAAAAGAGGTCTACGAACTCAGGAAGTACCTCGACTTCGACGTTAGGGGCGGCGACTTCAGGGGTGAGGAGAAGGTTTCCATACTCTTCGTGGAGGGCAAAACGGACTCCAAGTTCTTCAAAGCCACATATAAGAAAGTCTTCGGCTTCAAAGAGTCCCGTACCCGGGGGAAGCCCCGCGATGTCCCCGGGGCCCTGAGACCGATCGAGACCCTCTTCGAGAGGGACAACTACGAGCTTATAGTGCGAGATGGGGGATATCTCGCGATAATCCCCAGCGAGGGCAACTCGGGAGTTGTAAGGAACCTCGGCAACTTCCTCAGGGCAATGGAGGTCTTTGATTTCAGAGTGGACAGAATAGGTGTGGCCATTGACATTGACGAGGACGAAGAGAGAGCCATGCAGTCCATAACAGGTAAACTGTCGTCCTTTTCCTTCGAGAGGGAAGGCGAGAACTTCCGGGTTGGGGAAACGGTGGTGGTGCCCCTGTTAATCGGGACGCGAATTGAGCTCGGGTCCTGCATAGAGTGGGAGAAGCCGACGGTGGAGGACTTTGTGCTCGCCATTCTCAAGGGAGGCAGGACTTTTAAAAGCCTTGAGCGCGCCATAAACATCCTGTGCGTTGATCTGGGGCGGAAGCTCAAGCCGAAGGAGGTTATATACCTCGCCATGGCCGCCCAGAAGTTCTGGGGCAACCTCGAGGGTTTCTACGAGATGATGATAATGCGCACCCCCAAGTGGAAGGTCGAGAAAGTCCTTAAAAGGGCCCGGCTGTATGAAAGGATGGGTGAGCTGGTGTGA